Proteins from one Clostridium cellulovorans 743B genomic window:
- a CDS encoding LytR/AlgR family response regulator transcription factor, with protein MLSVFLCENDEIQRNSFEKVIKDTVLIEDLDINFKLATNDPNQLLTQVSSSTTSGIYFLDIDLNYPLNGFQLAEKIRSYDPSGFIIFITSHAEMAYLTFVYKIEALDFIIKNNFKMIKQRIYECIVTAYERYTCPYNIQSKSLKVNLGDKTLCFNTDEIIYIETSENVHRLILHTKERKVEFYGKMKDIELSLCENFIRIHKSFIVNKKKINEIDRVNRIVHMENGDICLASVRLIKNLYV; from the coding sequence ATGCTAAGTGTATTTTTATGTGAAAATGATGAAATACAAAGAAATAGTTTTGAAAAGGTTATTAAAGATACTGTTTTAATAGAAGATTTGGATATTAACTTCAAATTGGCAACAAATGATCCAAATCAGTTACTCACGCAAGTTAGTAGTTCAACTACAAGTGGTATATATTTTTTAGATATAGACTTAAACTATCCGTTAAATGGATTTCAGCTTGCTGAAAAAATAAGAAGTTATGATCCTAGTGGTTTTATAATATTTATAACATCACATGCTGAGATGGCTTATTTAACTTTTGTATATAAAATTGAAGCTTTGGATTTCATAATAAAAAATAATTTCAAGATGATTAAACAAAGAATATATGAATGTATAGTAACTGCGTATGAAAGATATACATGTCCATATAATATACAAAGCAAATCTTTAAAGGTTAATTTAGGTGATAAAACCTTATGTTTTAATACAGACGAAATTATCTATATTGAGACATCAGAAAATGTTCATCGATTGATATTGCATACGAAAGAACGCAAGGTTGAGTTTTATGGAAAAATGAAAGATATAGAGCTAAGTTTATGTGAAAATTTTATTAGGATACATAAATCATTTATCGTAAACAAGAAGAAAATTAATGAAATTGATAGAGTAAATAGAATAGTACACATGGAAAATGGCGATATATGCCTGGCATCAGTTAGATTAATAAAAAACTTATACGTATAA
- a CDS encoding DUF4135 domain-containing protein, translated as MLSNNDSAKKECIKSIPKEKHATHGISKMVARLYKSLPDIVKDKKEFITYLVEYFYENILDQDKIVEYFMFILRAIKLTEKNLFDIKSKILNTDEHIEIVKIDSYLLDGSAIIWFSDGKSIVFKMRALEDIERFNYIINWTNSKLPDKYKLSTSCLLNYKRYGFIENIANEIPQDLEEYYFNSGQLLALLYMMDCNKVEKKDIISLRNCPSILNCTNLFIVQEEIFNQEISSTDIAKKILDYSVYNIEFLSEDMSCLAKNYINLIKSGYKYRYNIISSNKSQLIKIINELFKGDHLILSHMIPKIYNFTENDLKQQLYFLDVRFVQFKYQDSNFKFLVGDTYDNLNKEELKEIAIKLGDYIIQKSIIGVENSLTTRSWITDVKLGNKLELSHKCNSISYGTCGIAIFLLYLGVVTQKAYFIAASIESMRKVIYAMNKKSIENHTLRESAEVTYTLLKIYMITKDEFIKSSVIKISSLAFSILSNSTDKLELEDMEAFTIILLAIYKEKLSDFNINRVFKIADLSYNKVLGFWKNEVCKNSLNYDVNGVVVIFSILLYIKKNAVIEHEIQQLLKIERSIGSKKQCRKKETYKKVLISRSILKEYGYNDGLIVQELNETIKYIIEKEFGNGTYYNRDIENIELVRYAASSLEDDVLINSCNSNLNRLVKEDLIENIKKQIKFEDRPLSFKYGTIGQGYRLIRIYNEDIVPQILFI; from the coding sequence TTGTTATCCAATAATGATAGTGCTAAAAAAGAATGCATAAAAAGTATACCAAAAGAAAAGCATGCTACTCATGGAATAAGCAAAATGGTAGCAAGACTTTATAAAAGTCTTCCGGATATAGTTAAAGATAAGAAAGAATTTATAACTTACTTAGTTGAGTATTTTTATGAAAATATTTTAGACCAGGATAAGATAGTTGAGTATTTCATGTTTATATTAAGGGCAATAAAATTGACTGAAAAAAATTTGTTTGATATAAAATCGAAGATTTTGAATACAGATGAACATATAGAGATAGTGAAAATAGATTCTTATCTTCTAGACGGAAGTGCTATAATTTGGTTTTCAGATGGCAAGAGCATTGTATTTAAGATGAGGGCTTTAGAAGATATTGAGAGGTTCAATTATATTATTAATTGGACTAATTCTAAGTTACCTGATAAATATAAGTTAAGCACAAGTTGTTTATTAAACTATAAAAGATACGGTTTTATAGAAAATATAGCAAATGAAATTCCCCAGGACCTCGAAGAATATTACTTTAATTCTGGACAATTATTAGCTTTACTATATATGATGGATTGTAATAAAGTTGAGAAAAAAGATATTATTTCATTAAGGAATTGCCCTTCGATATTAAACTGTACAAATTTATTTATAGTTCAAGAAGAAATATTTAATCAAGAGATTTCATCCACAGATATAGCTAAAAAAATCCTAGATTATTCTGTGTATAATATTGAATTTCTATCAGAAGATATGAGTTGCTTAGCTAAGAATTATATTAACTTAATAAAGTCTGGATACAAATATAGATACAATATTATTAGTAGTAATAAAAGTCAGTTAATAAAGATAATTAATGAGCTATTTAAGGGTGATCATTTAATCTTATCTCATATGATTCCCAAAATTTATAATTTTACGGAAAATGATTTAAAGCAACAATTATATTTTTTAGATGTACGTTTTGTGCAATTTAAGTATCAGGATAGTAATTTTAAATTCTTAGTCGGTGATACTTATGATAATCTCAATAAAGAAGAACTAAAAGAAATTGCTATTAAGTTAGGTGATTATATAATACAAAAAAGTATTATTGGGGTTGAAAATTCATTGACTACTAGGTCATGGATAACTGATGTAAAGCTGGGGAACAAGTTGGAATTATCACATAAATGTAATAGTATAAGTTACGGGACTTGTGGAATAGCTATTTTCTTATTATATTTAGGGGTTGTAACCCAAAAAGCATATTTTATAGCTGCATCTATTGAGTCTATGAGAAAAGTAATTTATGCTATGAATAAAAAATCTATTGAAAACCATACACTTAGAGAGAGTGCTGAAGTAACCTATACGCTTCTAAAAATATATATGATAACTAAAGATGAATTCATAAAATCTTCAGTTATAAAAATAAGTTCATTGGCTTTCTCCATACTAAGTAATAGCACAGATAAGTTGGAATTAGAAGATATGGAAGCATTCACTATAATTTTACTAGCTATATATAAGGAGAAGTTAAGCGATTTTAATATAAATAGAGTATTTAAAATAGCTGACTTATCTTATAACAAAGTATTGGGATTCTGGAAAAATGAGGTGTGCAAGAACAGCTTGAATTATGATGTTAATGGAGTTGTAGTTATTTTTTCAATTCTCTTATATATCAAAAAGAACGCTGTAATTGAACACGAAATTCAACAATTGCTTAAAATTGAGAGGAGTATAGGGTCTAAGAAACAATGTAGAAAAAAAGAGACATATAAAAAAGTCTTAATTAGTAGGAGTATCTTAAAAGAATATGGTTACAACGATGGATTGATAGTACAGGAATTAAATGAAACCATAAAGTATATTATAGAGAAGGAATTTGGAAACGGTACTTATTATAATAGGGATATAGAGAATATTGAATTAGTGAGATATGCAGCTAGTAGCTTAGAAGATGATGTCTTAATTAATAGTTGTAATAGTAATTTAAATAGGTTGGTAAAAGAAGACCTTATAGAAAACATAAAAAAGCAGATAAAATTTGAAGATAGACCTCTGTCTTTTAAGTATGGTACAATTGGGCAAGGCTATAGATTAATCAGAATATATAATGAGGATATAGTGCCACAAATATTGTTTATATAA
- a CDS encoding flavodoxin family protein: MRIFAYVGSRRHNSNTLKVVKSVIDGIVKTSKELVEYDVFVAEDLKLEFCIGCAMCFNKGFCVLDEKDGFDEIKKKMLLADVIIIGSPVLAGTVSGDTKVFIDRLAYWLHLFPFYGKLGITVVTASCNSAKETNMYLSKIVESWGSHLACSIACTVDMPNMIDSPIFNNETIPKYAESIINLIERKRRSELVPSQYQEKYFLALKQTYDVDIELDNAELKYWRSRGYIKFNSYKELIDNIC; the protein is encoded by the coding sequence ATGAGGATATTCGCATATGTGGGCAGTCGAAGACATAATTCAAACACTCTAAAAGTAGTTAAGAGTGTAATTGATGGTATTGTTAAAACATCTAAAGAGCTGGTAGAATATGATGTTTTTGTAGCGGAAGATTTAAAGTTAGAATTTTGTATAGGATGTGCAATGTGTTTTAACAAGGGTTTTTGTGTGCTAGATGAGAAAGATGGCTTTGATGAAATCAAAAAGAAAATGTTACTTGCAGATGTAATAATAATCGGAAGTCCTGTGTTGGCAGGTACTGTCTCTGGTGATACTAAGGTATTTATAGATAGATTGGCATATTGGCTACATTTATTTCCATTTTACGGAAAGTTAGGTATTACTGTAGTAACTGCTAGTTGCAATTCAGCAAAGGAAACGAATATGTATTTAAGTAAAATAGTAGAGTCATGGGGGTCACATTTGGCTTGTAGTATAGCATGCACAGTTGATATGCCTAATATGATAGACTCACCTATTTTTAATAATGAAACAATCCCTAAATATGCAGAGTCAATTATAAATCTAATTGAAAGAAAAAGAAGAAGTGAGTTAGTTCCATCTCAATATCAGGAGAAATATTTTTTAGCCTTGAAACAAACATATGATGTAGACATAGAATTAGATAATGCAGAGCTAAAATATTGGAGAAGTAGGGGATATATAAAATTTAATTCATATAAAGAATTAATTGACAATATTTGTTGA
- a CDS encoding accessory gene regulator ArgB-like protein yields the protein MEGKLKIKINWVEILAEKITQKLNNHLNKDGLELMKMKLGIEIILINLSKLIVIFLVAAQVNLLKESLFMILVFASIRKSSFGLHAQNSIVCTITSLTIDVFGAFISYYITLNNFMVFIIFVFINICLYRYAPADTENHPLIGKKLRQNLRRQSVTVGIILMILTLIIQNPTVKAMIIIATGAQVISILPITYRILNRGYKNYEKYERGIN from the coding sequence ATGGAAGGAAAATTAAAAATAAAAATAAATTGGGTTGAAATATTAGCAGAAAAGATAACACAGAAACTGAACAATCATTTAAACAAAGATGGGTTAGAATTAATGAAAATGAAGTTAGGTATAGAAATAATATTAATTAATTTATCTAAGCTCATAGTAATCTTTTTAGTAGCGGCACAAGTAAATTTATTGAAAGAATCATTGTTTATGATACTAGTTTTTGCGAGTATTAGAAAAAGTTCTTTTGGGCTTCATGCACAAAATAGCATAGTTTGCACTATAACATCATTGACAATTGATGTGTTTGGAGCATTTATAAGCTATTATATAACACTAAATAATTTCATGGTATTTATAATATTCGTATTTATAAACATATGTTTATATAGATATGCTCCAGCAGACACGGAGAATCATCCATTAATAGGTAAAAAATTAAGACAAAATCTTAGAAGACAAAGCGTTACAGTGGGAATTATTCTAATGATTTTGACTTTAATAATCCAAAATCCAACAGTAAAAGCTATGATTATAATAGCTACAGGCGCACAAGTTATAAGTATATTACCGATAACATATAGAATATTAAATAGGGGGTATAAGAATTATGAGAAATATGAGAGAGGAATTAATTAA
- a CDS encoding sensor histidine kinase, producing MEKLLMQLGSIILFYTAMINLNSFKIKFKEGVLLILITEVFATALLNINEFIAIIPIFAVGAIYIYWNSKSFVRSVSIPLISLIIMILSNNIVGIIAFKVFGFDISMVRNNSMLYWFLIFIGLVLIFIITKVLGVFINRKLNISNLELRGSFAILIIVSLVLAIVIFYANLVLESKLDSGLERGIMNAILFMAYFVLLIIIMYILIININKEMDFKSKQIQFKSLQEYTDKIEKLYTDMRSFRHDYVNILSSMIGYIEEKDIDGLEKYFNEKILPLGKGMESKNFRIDLLKNVKIVEIKGIFSSKLIRAQEIGIDVFIDIVEPIEEINMDVIDLSRVIGIVLDNAIEASEKCDKPLVKVALINKKSSVIIVIINNFVEEVPIYKMYQKGFSTKGENRGLGLYNLKEITDKYKNVHMETIVENGEFKQVFEITNK from the coding sequence ATGGAAAAGTTATTAATGCAATTAGGCTCAATTATTCTTTTTTATACAGCTATGATTAATCTTAATTCATTCAAAATAAAGTTTAAAGAAGGTGTGCTACTGATACTTATAACAGAAGTTTTTGCAACAGCTTTATTAAATATAAATGAATTTATCGCAATAATACCTATCTTTGCTGTTGGAGCTATATACATATATTGGAATAGCAAAAGTTTTGTTAGAAGTGTATCTATTCCATTAATATCATTAATAATAATGATATTGTCAAATAATATTGTCGGAATCATTGCATTTAAAGTATTTGGCTTTGATATTAGTATGGTAAGAAATAATTCAATGCTATATTGGTTTTTGATTTTTATTGGTTTAGTATTAATCTTCATAATAACAAAAGTGTTAGGAGTATTTATAAATAGAAAATTAAATATATCTAATTTAGAATTAAGGGGAAGCTTTGCGATACTAATTATTGTAAGTCTAGTTTTAGCAATAGTAATATTTTATGCTAATTTAGTTCTCGAATCAAAACTAGATTCGGGATTAGAGCGTGGCATAATGAATGCAATACTATTTATGGCTTATTTTGTTTTACTAATAATAATCATGTATATACTCATTATCAATATAAACAAGGAGATGGACTTTAAAAGTAAGCAAATACAATTTAAAAGTTTACAGGAATATACGGACAAAATAGAAAAGTTATATACAGATATGAGAAGTTTTAGGCATGATTATGTTAATATACTTTCTTCTATGATCGGTTATATAGAAGAAAAAGATATTGATGGGTTAGAGAAATATTTTAATGAGAAAATACTCCCATTAGGAAAAGGAATGGAGTCAAAGAATTTTAGAATAGACCTTTTGAAAAATGTTAAGATAGTAGAAATCAAAGGGATTTTTTCTTCAAAGTTGATTAGAGCTCAAGAAATTGGAATAGATGTGTTTATAGATATTGTAGAGCCTATTGAGGAAATAAATATGGATGTCATAGATTTAAGCAGAGTTATCGGGATAGTTCTTGATAATGCCATTGAAGCATCAGAAAAGTGTGACAAGCCATTGGTAAAAGTTGCCCTTATAAATAAAAAAAGTTCAGTAATTATAGTGATAATTAATAATTTTGTTGAAGAAGTACCTATATATAAAATGTATCAAAAAGGATTTTCCACAAAGGGAGAAAATAGAGGGTTAGGATTATATAACCTGAAGGAAATAACTGATAAGTATAAAAACGTACATATGGAAACAATTGTGGAAAATGGCGAATTTAAGCAGGTTTTTGAAATAACAAATAAATAA
- a CDS encoding LytR/AlgR family response regulator transcription factor yields the protein MLSIFVCEDNKEQRERITKAIENIVLIEELDMKLALATEKPDDIIDFIKENNGVGLYFLDIDLKATINGIELATKIREYDPRGFIVFVTTHAEMSYLTFIYKVEAMDYIIKDNYRNIKERVHQCILDANKKYSTKSTDLQKIFSIKVDDRIINIEYSKILFFETSSTIHKVIVHAMDRQIEFYGKMKEIEAKLDSGFYRCHKSYIVNKENIKEIDLNNRCIHMVNGERCLISTRMLKGLIE from the coding sequence GTGTTAAGCATATTTGTATGCGAGGATAATAAGGAACAAAGAGAAAGGATTACAAAAGCAATTGAGAATATAGTTCTAATTGAAGAGCTTGATATGAAATTAGCTTTAGCTACAGAAAAGCCAGATGACATTATAGATTTTATAAAAGAAAATAATGGAGTGGGTTTGTATTTTTTAGATATAGATTTAAAGGCGACTATAAATGGAATAGAGTTAGCTACAAAGATAAGAGAATACGATCCTAGGGGATTTATAGTGTTTGTTACAACCCATGCAGAGATGAGTTATTTGACATTTATATATAAGGTTGAGGCAATGGATTATATAATAAAGGATAATTATAGGAATATAAAAGAAAGGGTACATCAATGTATCCTAGATGCTAATAAGAAATATTCCACAAAGTCCACTGATTTGCAAAAGATATTTAGTATAAAGGTCGATGATAGGATTATAAATATCGAATATAGTAAAATTTTATTTTTTGAAACATCTTCTACAATACATAAAGTAATTGTACATGCAATGGATAGGCAAATTGAGTTTTATGGAAAGATGAAGGAAATAGAAGCAAAATTGGATAGTGGATTTTATAGATGCCATAAATCATATATTGTTAACAAGGAAAATATAAAAGAAATTGATTTAAATAATAGATGTATTCATATGGTAAATGGTGAAAGGTGTTTAATATCAACTAGAATGTTAAAAGGTTTAATTGAATAA
- a CDS encoding lantibiotic dehydratase: protein MDNKLYKASDFFMLRCPSLPIGDYVDSLANVDDMYQWVLKKFNEDNILREIILVSSSSLYEALEKKQGDKEKIVSSFLKYYIRITTRPTPFGLSSGITIGEFDEIDNISKISFKGNNPRVKRARVDSSWLLKLVRKLEMNKDILQKLRVKVSGTLLEKGSRIENKIVTQYGQEDKDGNFSTTIKYSGAVKAVLYLAKEYINFNELMMKFVENTSEIGEESIYKFLLELIEKEYLITDLRPIFNISNPLGYVCKKLIDIGVAEGNEIKELEDSIDEYNKTEVGEGQILYKNIICSMEKICRNDQYLQVDMRISEKECVISTEVLNEIESFGEILGTFGCRYLEKSYLKSYKGEFIERYSEGQEVPLLELTDESMGIGYPATYSKPSNKKVLQDEVSVNEDKITKFFAMKMMNFSSIKSKEVIITKEEIEKLNLNKSKINDLPTSFELNFLLNQNNDESSEGYDLVLGANIGSGRIGKTFGRFMDLFNESEVNRIKEEVDRDTESLSKEIIYAQISSIHPIEKCSNVVSNFNFLDYELPIGVNSSKDEEYKLSLDDLVVGMRNGKFYLKSRKKNKEVVFYSHDMLNYTITYNIYRLLLELSNDNQSLTLIDTLLMSRQKFWYVPRIKFNNIILFPQTWLLSFDMLDITTSDKNFEEKFYNWAEENELVRYIYLGTGDNRLVLDIEKKEHVRIIFQELKKSSEQKVRLQEVIGGISSGITIDNKRYCAEIVVPIIRKAYDEYKQENIVPKLIDQEKSYEYSEERVFLPFDEWIYLKLYGDKNREDEIIGNYINPFVKELYDKKLIKKMFFIRYSDEKPHIRLRLKCVEEKELELYKEIKDFLNKMYNEKLLFKVTQDTYFREVERYGGIEIFDEAEDIFNVDSIIVSELLKFKNRKMITIDSKNIAAINIVKLMDDFGFSYEEQLKYFDKLIEQKEYRKEFSKIRKELMKICNSDNYWKGLRETEEGELIYNIISMREDSIKKYRVKLEQLNLEGKLTNTVDNIIGGIIHMFCNRFFGINRGLERESLALARHTLYSLKYFKNAVNG from the coding sequence ATGGATAACAAATTATATAAGGCAAGTGATTTTTTTATGTTAAGGTGTCCAAGCCTACCAATTGGAGATTATGTAGATTCATTGGCCAATGTTGACGATATGTATCAATGGGTTTTGAAAAAGTTTAATGAAGATAATATTCTCAGAGAAATAATTTTAGTCTCAAGTTCTTCATTATATGAGGCGTTGGAAAAAAAACAAGGGGATAAGGAAAAGATAGTAAGTTCATTTTTGAAGTATTATATAAGAATTACTACCAGACCAACTCCTTTTGGATTATCTTCTGGTATAACAATTGGGGAGTTTGATGAAATTGATAATATCTCTAAAATAAGTTTTAAAGGCAATAATCCAAGAGTGAAACGGGCAAGAGTAGATTCTTCCTGGCTTTTGAAGTTAGTTAGAAAGCTAGAGATGAATAAGGATATTTTACAGAAACTTAGGGTTAAGGTTTCAGGGACATTGTTAGAAAAAGGAAGTCGTATAGAGAATAAAATTGTAACGCAGTATGGACAAGAAGATAAAGATGGAAATTTTAGTACTACTATTAAGTATTCAGGTGCTGTAAAAGCAGTGCTGTATTTAGCTAAAGAGTATATAAATTTTAATGAATTAATGATGAAGTTTGTTGAAAATACATCTGAAATTGGAGAAGAAAGTATATATAAATTTTTACTAGAACTTATAGAGAAAGAGTATTTGATAACTGATTTAAGACCAATATTTAATATTAGTAATCCTTTAGGATATGTTTGTAAAAAGCTTATAGATATTGGTGTAGCAGAGGGGAACGAAATTAAAGAACTAGAAGATTCCATAGACGAATATAATAAAACAGAGGTTGGAGAAGGCCAAATACTATATAAGAATATAATATGCAGTATGGAGAAAATTTGTAGGAATGATCAATATCTTCAGGTAGATATGAGAATTTCAGAAAAAGAATGTGTAATAAGTACTGAAGTTTTGAATGAGATAGAATCTTTTGGAGAAATCTTGGGTACCTTTGGATGTAGGTATTTAGAAAAATCATATTTGAAAAGTTATAAAGGGGAATTTATAGAAAGATATAGTGAAGGACAAGAAGTTCCATTATTAGAGCTTACCGACGAGTCTATGGGAATTGGGTATCCAGCTACATATTCAAAGCCTTCAAACAAAAAAGTACTGCAGGATGAAGTTAGTGTTAACGAAGATAAAATCACTAAATTTTTTGCAATGAAAATGATGAACTTTTCTTCCATTAAGTCAAAGGAAGTTATCATAACAAAGGAAGAAATTGAAAAATTGAATTTAAATAAATCAAAGATTAATGATTTGCCTACTTCTTTTGAATTAAACTTTTTGTTGAATCAAAATAATGATGAAAGCTCAGAGGGATATGATTTAGTATTGGGAGCGAATATTGGTTCTGGACGCATTGGAAAAACCTTTGGCAGGTTTATGGACTTATTTAATGAAAGTGAAGTGAATAGAATTAAAGAGGAAGTTGATAGAGATACTGAATCACTTAGTAAAGAAATAATATATGCTCAAATATCTTCTATCCATCCAATTGAAAAATGTAGTAATGTAGTTAGTAACTTTAATTTTCTAGATTATGAGTTGCCAATAGGCGTTAATTCAAGTAAGGATGAAGAATATAAATTATCGCTAGATGATCTTGTTGTAGGAATGAGGAATGGTAAGTTCTATTTAAAATCTCGGAAAAAGAATAAAGAAGTAGTATTCTATTCCCACGACATGTTGAATTACACCATAACATATAATATTTACAGGCTATTACTAGAACTAAGTAATGACAACCAGAGTTTAACATTAATCGATACATTGCTTATGAGCAGACAAAAATTTTGGTATGTTCCAAGAATCAAATTTAATAATATAATTTTATTTCCTCAAACTTGGTTGTTAAGTTTTGATATGTTAGACATAACAACGTCAGACAAAAATTTTGAAGAAAAGTTTTATAACTGGGCAGAAGAAAATGAATTAGTAAGATATATTTATTTAGGAACTGGTGATAATCGATTGGTATTGGATATAGAAAAAAAAGAGCATGTAAGAATAATTTTTCAGGAATTAAAGAAGTCTTCTGAGCAGAAGGTTAGATTGCAAGAAGTTATTGGAGGTATCAGCAGCGGCATTACTATTGATAATAAGAGATATTGTGCAGAAATCGTGGTACCTATAATAAGAAAAGCTTATGATGAGTATAAACAGGAAAATATAGTGCCTAAACTTATAGATCAAGAAAAAAGTTATGAATATTCCGAGGAAAGAGTTTTTCTACCTTTCGATGAATGGATATATCTAAAATTATATGGTGATAAAAATAGAGAAGATGAGATAATAGGAAATTATATTAACCCTTTCGTTAAAGAGTTATATGATAAGAAGCTGATTAAAAAAATGTTCTTTATTAGATATTCAGATGAAAAGCCTCATATAAGATTAAGACTAAAATGTGTCGAAGAAAAAGAACTGGAGCTCTATAAAGAAATCAAGGATTTTCTAAATAAAATGTATAATGAAAAACTTCTGTTCAAAGTAACACAAGACACATATTTTAGGGAAGTTGAGAGGTATGGTGGCATAGAAATCTTTGATGAAGCTGAAGACATATTCAATGTGGATAGTATAATAGTTAGTGAATTATTAAAATTTAAAAATCGTAAAATGATAACTATTGATTCTAAAAATATAGCAGCAATAAACATAGTTAAGCTTATGGATGACTTTGGATTTAGTTATGAAGAGCAATTAAAGTATTTTGATAAATTAATAGAGCAAAAAGAATATCGAAAAGAATTTAGTAAAATAAGAAAAGAGTTAATGAAGATATGTAATTCAGATAACTATTGGAAAGGACTAAGAGAAACTGAAGAAGGAGAGCTTATTTATAATATTATTTCTATGAGAGAAGATAGTATTAAGAAATATAGAGTAAAACTTGAACAGCTTAATCTTGAAGGAAAGTTAACGAATACAGTAGACAATATTATTGGTGGAATAATTCACATGTTTTGTAATAGATTTTTTGGAATCAATAGAGGATTGGAAAGAGAGAGCTTAGCGTTAGCAAGACATACATTGTATTCTCTAAAATATTTTAAAAATGCGGTTAATGGATAA
- a CDS encoding lanthionine synthetase C family protein yields the protein MKVLLRDEQKLKIEEIVKSLDVFYKDPNNILEAYRYVLKSDDLEAEIKKISPRYVIDIARFLGELYSSDLGLVKDQIKQNFHSMNKNLSSFHGLSVSSGIALIINSYKDIIGIDEDIDEEIFELLKIMVSSIEKYIITIKDNKIMRYCECIGGLVGIGRVLLRFKDNAEIDKTIRLILKTLIDFVYMNKVYNGVERPSWYITDKEEFVLDRERFPNGYLNNGMAHGISGVLAFLSISIIRGIKVEGQSDAIEIILKELYKYKIENDNVTYWLGRIPYEMIDKFEEIPLERCSWCYGTIGISRAIYLAGKAIKKQKYIDDALYSLKTISKLSIEDMQLTSPMFCHGTAGVLEIFTLMYDDTLDEDFLDIISKLIDETLKYFDEEEPFKFYTREISSMSEKYPMDDYTVFGGVISVALVLLQFIKKKSTEWESVFVIN from the coding sequence ATGAAAGTATTATTAAGAGATGAGCAAAAATTAAAGATAGAGGAGATTGTAAAAAGCCTTGATGTTTTTTACAAAGACCCCAATAATATATTAGAGGCGTACAGATATGTTTTGAAATCTGATGATTTAGAGGCAGAAATAAAAAAAATTAGTCCTAGATATGTAATTGATATAGCTAGGTTTTTAGGAGAATTATATAGTTCAGATTTAGGTTTAGTGAAAGATCAAATAAAGCAAAATTTTCATTCTATGAATAAAAATTTATCTAGTTTTCATGGGTTATCAGTTTCTTCTGGAATAGCTTTAATCATTAATTCATATAAAGATATTATAGGAATTGATGAGGATATTGATGAAGAAATATTTGAATTATTAAAAATAATGGTTAGTAGCATAGAGAAGTATATTATAACAATTAAAGATAATAAGATTATGAGATATTGTGAATGCATAGGTGGATTAGTAGGCATTGGAAGGGTCTTGTTAAGATTCAAGGACAATGCAGAAATAGATAAGACTATTCGATTAATTTTAAAGACATTGATTGATTTTGTATATATGAATAAAGTTTATAATGGAGTTGAAAGACCATCTTGGTATATTACTGATAAAGAGGAGTTTGTTCTAGACAGAGAAAGATTTCCTAATGGATACCTAAACAATGGAATGGCTCACGGAATATCTGGAGTACTTGCATTTCTTTCAATCTCAATAATAAGAGGAATTAAAGTAGAAGGACAAAGTGATGCTATAGAAATTATATTAAAAGAACTTTACAAATATAAAATCGAGAATGATAACGTTACATATTGGTTAGGGAGAATACCTTATGAGATGATTGATAAATTTGAAGAAATACCATTAGAACGATGTAGTTGGTGTTATGGTACTATCGGTATAAGTAGAGCTATATATTTGGCAGGTAAAGCTATAAAAAAGCAAAAGTATATTGATGATGCTTTATATTCATTAAAAACTATATCAAAGTTATCAATTGAAGATATGCAGTTAACTTCACCAATGTTTTGTCATGGGACGGCTGGTGTATTGGAGATATTTACATTAATGTACGATGATACTTTAGATGAAGATTTTTTAGATATAATATCTAAGCTAATTGATGAAACGTTAAAATATTTCGATGAAGAAGAACCTTTCAAATTTTATACCAGGGAAATAAGTAGTATGTCAGAGAAATATCCAATGGATGACTACACAGTGTTTGGAGGCGTTATTAGTGTTGCTCTTGTGTTATTGCAATTCATTAAGAAAAAAAGTACTGAGTGGGAATCGGTATTTGTAATAAACTAA